AATCATTAAAAAAGGAATAAACAAAGCCGTTGGATTGCAAAAAATTGCTGATTATTACGGTATACCGAAAGAACGAATTATAGCGTTTGGTGATGAGGATAATGATTTAGAAATGATTGACTTTGCAGGTGTCGGGGTTGCGATGGGGAATGCAATTGATGAACTGAAGTCCGTTTCCAATTATCAAACCTTAACAAATGAACAAGATGGAATTGGAGTTTTTCTGGAGGAATACCTGAAAATTAAGGTAAAGACAGTTTAAACGCCAGTAGTTACCAGCTATATAAATTGAACTATTGTCCAAACTACTTAGTGAACGTATCATACGTTCACTTTTGATTTGCTTTACTTTTAGCATCTGTTCGAGTGATTCGTTATTAACCAAGGAGGTTTTCGTCTTGGGCAAACGAAGTAAATCGAAGCGTTTCATTCATCAGGGAGCCGCTTCTGTCAAAAAACATGCAGAAATTTTCACCTATCGTTCCACGTTATCGGATGAAGAACGAAAGCATGAAGAAGCAGACAATCACAATCTAGGAGGGTTTTAGGTGCAAAACAACCTATTCCAGCAAGCTAAAGACGCAGTTTCAAACATGATGATGCAAGGTGGCAATGCTAACTCCCAAGATAAGCAAGCTGCACAAAATGCAATCCAAGCAGCTTACACCGAAGCTACACCTGAGGAACGTAATCAATTACAACAACTTGAACAGCAGTTGAAACAGCAAAATCAATTGCAGTAATGATTCTTTAAGCAATCTCTAATTCATCTAATGATGATGCTGGTTTGCTGAAAAAAATCTCCTCGTCCATCGGGGGGATTTTTTTATTTATGCTGTATCCACATTTTAACTGTTGAAATTCATCTGGGTCATAAGTATCTTTCTTTTTTTTTATACGTATTTCTGCTACTATATAGACAAGTATGTTTAGGAGGGATTTTATTATGGGAGTTCGCATAGAAGCTACACCTAACCCCAATGCGATGAAATTTACTACTGATAAGCTAATCTTTGAAGGTACAAATAGCGTTTCCGTTATGCCAGGCAATACAAGCGAATACGATATTTTAAATGATTTGATGAAACTTGAAGAAGTAGATAATGTATTTGGCTACCAAAATTTCATCACTGTCAATAAACAATTTGATGCTGAGTGGGATGCTGTTAATCCAAAAGTACTTGAAGTTTTTGAAAAGCACGGTTATTAAGTACATAAAGCAAGAGGTTAACCATGGTAAACTGGTTAACCTCTTGTTTTTATATTGCATACACATGTTATTCCTTTTTTATATCAACTGGAATATAGTTCGGATTTACAATTTCGCCGTCTTTATTTTTACCATATAACATCAAAATTGGTGGATCATTACTTTCAATCATAGCATTGGAAAGCTGTTCTTTAATTTCAAACTTTCCCCAATCTCCTGATTCTTGAGGGGCAGAAATTCGCCTTTCTTCAAAAATTTGCTTGTCCCCCTGCTCAATAATATAGAAGAACTCACCCTCTGCTGCAATAACCTCACCAGTTAGCACAAATTCATTCCCTTTTGATACAATATCAATATTTTGAAATACGACTGAATTAGTATTTTCCACTGCTGGATTATCATCTCCACATGCCGCCAGCAGAAAGACTATAGTTGCAAGCATAAAATATCTCATATATCATTCTCCTATCAATCACGTCTGAAAGAACCAAATACACCTGCTGTTTCCACCACATTTGTAAACGCAGTTGGGTCAACTTCATTTATTATTTTTTCCAAATCATATAACTCATAACGTGTAATGACAAGATACATTACACTTTTATCTGTTTTTGTATAAGCACCCTTTGCAGGTAAAATTGTTATACCCCTAATCATTTTCCGATGAATTGCTTCCTGCAATTCATCTGCTTTTAATGTCACTATCCATGCAGTAACTTTCTCATGGCGTGTATGAATGGCATCAATTACCCGAGTTGATACATATAATGTAACCATTGTATACAATGCATTCTCTGGTTCGTATAAGATTCCAGCAAATAAAATAATGACAGCATTCATTATTAAAAAATAATTACCAATCGGCTTATCCTTCAAGCGTGATAAAATCATTGCTACAATATCCATTCCTCCAGTAGAGGCACCGATTTTCAGTGTAATACCGACTCCAACACCACCAATAACTCCTCCAAATGCTGCATTTAATATAATATCACTGGATAGCCCGATTACAGGGATAACCTCTAAGAAAAGCGTTGAAAAAAATACAGAAATAATGCTGTAAATCGTAAACCCTTTTCCAACTTTATACCAGCCCAAAAGTAAAACCGGTATGTTAAGCAAGAAAAGCAAAATCCCTGTACTGACACCTATTCCAATAAAATCATTAAAAACACTTGATAATAGCTGTGCAGCTCCAGTAAATCCACTTGCATATACATTAGCTCCGATTAAGAAAAAGTTTAACGAAATCGCATTTAATAACGCTCCAAATATTACAACTACAATACGCTTCGCTTCCATCATAAACATAGCAGTACTTCAACCTCCTCTAAAATATAGTTCGTACACCTTATCGTTACTAACTGCCGGTGTGAAATTTGTAGATAATTCTAACTATTGCTGGATTATATTTTGACTAAAGCACTAGATAGCTATAAACTAGACATAGAAAGAAATCAGATTGTAGGTGAAAAAAAATGACAATACAAATTCTCGCTGACTCAGCAAGTGATTTATCATTGAAACATTATAACGAATTTAACATCGAAATGGTATCATTAACCGTTCATTTAGAAGAAAAAGAATATGAAGACGGAAAAACCATTGACCCAAAAAGTGTCTATAACGCAATGAGAGATGGGAAATCTCCGAAAACTTCTCAAGTCTCTCCGCAAACATTTAAATCTGTCTTCACAAGCTTTGCAAAAGCAAATAAACCTCTTGTTTACATTGCTTTCTCTTCCGCCCTATCAGGAACCTATCAAACCGCCAAAATGATGGAACAGGAAGTAAAGGAAGAGTACCCAGATGCGCCAATTTATATTATTGATACAAAATGCGCTTCAATTGGATATGGCCTTGTTGTCTTATATGCTGCAAAGCTTGCACAAAATGGTGCCTGTCTAGAAGAAATTATCGAAGCTGCAACCTACCAGGCTGAACATATGGAGCATATCTTTACGGTAGATGATTTAGAATATTTATATCGTGGTGGACGGGTCAGCAAAACTGCAGCATTTGTCGGTACATTGCTTAAAATCAAGCCATTACTCCATGTTGAGGGCGGTAAGTTAATACCACTTGAAAAAATTAGAGGCTCTAAAAAAGTACTTGGCAGAATGCTTGAACTTATGGAAGAACGCGGGACTGATTTTCAAAATCAAACAATCGGCATTAGTCATGGAGATGCCCTGGAAACTGCTGAAAAGCTCGCTTCGATGATTAGTGAAAAATTTGGTGTAAAAAGAGAAAACATTCTTATTGAAATGGTCGGTTCAGCAATTGGCTCTCATTCAGGACCTGGAACAATCGCACTATTCTTCTCAAACAAACCAACTAAATAACTTTCTCTTGCCTGCTCCTGATAAATTGGACAGGCTTTTTTTATTTACCCTAAATTGGTGAGTTTAAAATATAAAATTCAAAATAATTACTGAGGTATGTGTAAGCCTGAGTGTCCGGGATCACTTCGCGCGGATGCGCACCTTAGGGAACAGCTTCAGCTTCTCCGGAAGAAAACCTTCCTACGTGTCTTCAGACACGTGCTGTTCCCGCTGGAGTCATCACCCTACGCTCACCCGGACTGGTTAGAATACAATACTGTATTTATTTTTTAATCCATATCATTTATAGTGACCAATGATACGATAACCCATCAGCAAAGCTTTCTAAAGTAACCGGCCGAAATGAAAAAATAGTATGAATGAACTTCCTCCATCATATGAATGTATAAATAACTTATGATGGAGGTTTTCCATGATTAATGAATTATTGGACGCGTTTGAGATGGAACACAAATTTGCCCCTCAAACAATTG
This region of Oceanobacillus sp. FSL K6-2867 genomic DNA includes:
- a CDS encoding DUF3813 family protein, producing MQNNLFQQAKDAVSNMMMQGGNANSQDKQAAQNAIQAAYTEATPEERNQLQQLEQQLKQQNQLQ
- a CDS encoding NifU N-terminal domain-containing protein; amino-acid sequence: MGVRIEATPNPNAMKFTTDKLIFEGTNSVSVMPGNTSEYDILNDLMKLEEVDNVFGYQNFITVNKQFDAEWDAVNPKVLEVFEKHGY
- a CDS encoding YitT family protein — protein: MFMMEAKRIVVVIFGALLNAISLNFFLIGANVYASGFTGAAQLLSSVFNDFIGIGVSTGILLFLLNIPVLLLGWYKVGKGFTIYSIISVFFSTLFLEVIPVIGLSSDIILNAAFGGVIGGVGVGITLKIGASTGGMDIVAMILSRLKDKPIGNYFLIMNAVIILFAGILYEPENALYTMVTLYVSTRVIDAIHTRHEKVTAWIVTLKADELQEAIHRKMIRGITILPAKGAYTKTDKSVMYLVITRYELYDLEKIINEVDPTAFTNVVETAGVFGSFRRD
- a CDS encoding DegV family protein: MTIQILADSASDLSLKHYNEFNIEMVSLTVHLEEKEYEDGKTIDPKSVYNAMRDGKSPKTSQVSPQTFKSVFTSFAKANKPLVYIAFSSALSGTYQTAKMMEQEVKEEYPDAPIYIIDTKCASIGYGLVVLYAAKLAQNGACLEEIIEAATYQAEHMEHIFTVDDLEYLYRGGRVSKTAAFVGTLLKIKPLLHVEGGKLIPLEKIRGSKKVLGRMLELMEERGTDFQNQTIGISHGDALETAEKLASMISEKFGVKRENILIEMVGSAIGSHSGPGTIALFFSNKPTK